One window from the genome of Pseudanabaena yagii GIHE-NHR1 encodes:
- a CDS encoding MBL fold metallo-hydrolase: MYLTWLDSNSWLIEIADKRILLDPWLVGSLMFGNAAWFFKSERLTPREIPQNIDLILLSQGLEDHAHPATLQQLDRQIPVVGSPSAAKLVKELGYTQVTALNHGEVFSIPHLLEIRAVIGSPTGPTTMENGYILRDLVAGTAIYYEPHGYHTQSIQEFAPVDVVITPTIDLKLPLVGTVIKGQQSAVKVAQWLKPQFILPTAAGGDLSFSGFLLKFLKAEGTAESLRSLLAANNLATQIIEPKPWERFEVKLQKIAA; encoded by the coding sequence ATGTATTTAACATGGCTAGACAGTAATTCATGGCTCATCGAAATTGCAGATAAACGCATTTTGCTCGATCCTTGGCTAGTTGGTTCACTGATGTTTGGTAATGCTGCATGGTTCTTTAAATCCGAGCGTCTCACCCCTAGAGAAATCCCCCAAAATATTGATTTGATTTTGTTATCTCAAGGATTGGAAGATCATGCACATCCCGCGACATTGCAGCAACTAGATCGCCAAATTCCCGTCGTTGGTTCACCTAGTGCAGCAAAATTAGTCAAAGAGTTAGGCTATACGCAAGTTACAGCCCTTAATCATGGTGAAGTATTTAGTATCCCCCATCTCTTAGAAATCAGAGCAGTAATTGGTTCTCCGACTGGCCCCACCACAATGGAGAATGGCTATATTTTGCGAGACTTGGTAGCAGGAACTGCTATTTATTACGAACCCCATGGATATCATACCCAATCTATCCAAGAATTCGCACCCGTCGATGTAGTAATTACGCCAACTATTGATTTAAAGCTGCCTCTGGTTGGTACGGTCATTAAAGGTCAACAGAGCGCCGTAAAAGTAGCTCAGTGGCTAAAGCCTCAATTTATCTTACCCACTGCCGCAGGCGGTGATTTGAGCTTCAGTGGCTTTTTGCTCAAGTTTTTGAAAGCAGAAGGCACAGCCGAATCCTTGCGATCGCTATTGGCGGCAAATAACCTTGCAACCCAAATCATCGAACCTAAGCCTTGGGAACGCTTTGAAGTCAAGCTCCAAAAAATAGCAGCTTAG